Proteins encoded within one genomic window of Hyalangium minutum:
- a CDS encoding Gfo/Idh/MocA family protein, with translation MTTGAPALRVGIIGTGFARSTQIPAFQSLPGVEVVSIASARLERAEQVARECGIPRATQDWREVVRDPGVDLVSIVTPPHLHREMAIAAVHAGKAVLCEKPTSLEAAEAEIMWLAAEQRGVLALMDHELRFLPSRQRMREIILSGELGTIHHARVRYRSDNRAGPGRPWDWWSDVARGGGLLGALGSHAVDALRFLLGREPTEVLGVLATHIPSRPDAQSGTARMVTSDDEVQALLGFGGGLTAAMSLSAVEPGKPMHVVEVFGTRGGLRVEGSELLRAEVGGRRWAPVELPSLQPLPAGMPETEWALGFVQYARAIVEALRAGARTLPGAASFEEGWRNQRVLDAIRRSHSERRWIPLSKV, from the coding sequence ATGACGACGGGAGCACCCGCCCTTCGAGTGGGCATCATCGGCACAGGCTTCGCGCGCTCCACGCAGATCCCCGCATTTCAGTCGCTCCCGGGCGTGGAGGTGGTCTCCATCGCCAGCGCCCGGCTCGAGCGCGCCGAGCAGGTGGCGCGCGAGTGTGGCATCCCTCGCGCCACCCAGGACTGGCGCGAGGTGGTGCGGGACCCGGGGGTGGACCTCGTCAGCATCGTCACCCCGCCGCACCTGCACCGCGAGATGGCCATCGCCGCGGTGCACGCGGGCAAGGCCGTGCTCTGCGAGAAGCCCACCTCGCTGGAGGCCGCCGAGGCGGAGATCATGTGGCTGGCGGCCGAGCAGCGGGGCGTGCTCGCGCTGATGGACCATGAGCTGCGCTTCCTGCCCTCGCGCCAGCGGATGCGGGAGATCATCCTCTCCGGAGAGCTGGGGACGATTCATCACGCCCGCGTGCGCTACCGCAGCGACAACCGCGCCGGACCCGGGCGGCCGTGGGACTGGTGGTCGGACGTGGCGCGCGGCGGAGGACTGCTGGGGGCGCTGGGCTCGCATGCGGTGGACGCGCTGCGCTTCCTGCTGGGCCGCGAGCCGACGGAAGTCTTGGGCGTCCTGGCCACGCACATCCCCTCGCGGCCGGATGCGCAGAGCGGCACAGCGCGGATGGTGACGTCCGATGACGAGGTGCAGGCGCTGCTGGGCTTCGGCGGAGGCCTCACGGCCGCGATGAGCCTCTCCGCGGTGGAGCCCGGCAAGCCGATGCACGTGGTGGAGGTGTTCGGTACGCGCGGCGGCCTGCGCGTGGAGGGCTCGGAGTTGCTGCGGGCCGAGGTGGGCGGCCGGCGGTGGGCGCCGGTGGAGCTGCCTTCGCTGCAGCCGCTGCCCGCGGGCATGCCGGAGACCGAGTGGGCGCTCGGCTTCGTGCAGTACGCGCGCGCCATCGTCGAGGCACTGCGGGCGGGCGCCCGGACGCTGCCTGGGGCGGCCTCCTTCGAGGAGGGGTGGCGCAACCAGCGTGTGCTGGATGCCATTCGCCGCTCCCACTCCGAGCGCCGCTGGATTCCTCTCAGCAAGGTGTAG
- a CDS encoding sugar ABC transporter substrate-binding protein, with amino-acid sequence MTRIGAASVLAAVMLLSPACKKEEKPAGDTTGTATGTPPAAEKKPAGGKIALLLPETKTARYESHDRPHFERKVKELCSECEVIYSNADQDASKQQNQAEAALTNGAQVLVLDPVDSASAAAIVTRAKQSKIPVVSYDRLITGADVDYYISFDNEKVGKLQATALVDKLKADGKTGGTIVMINGAPTDNNAKLFKAGAHSIIDGSGLKIGAEYDTPDWSPDKAQQQMEQAITSIGKDKIAGVYCANDGTAGGAIAAMKAAGVKPLPPVTGQDAELAGIQRIIAGEQFMTVYKAIKPEAEVAAELAVALVRGQQAPAGKVNAKVNNGKLDVPSILLEPVAVTKDNVKTTVVADGFWKPDELCAGSYKDACTAAQIQ; translated from the coding sequence CTGCTGTGATGCTGCTGAGCCCCGCCTGCAAGAAGGAGGAGAAGCCTGCCGGTGATACCACCGGGACGGCGACGGGGACGCCTCCCGCGGCCGAGAAGAAGCCGGCCGGCGGGAAGATCGCCCTGCTGCTGCCCGAGACGAAGACGGCTCGTTACGAGTCCCACGACCGCCCTCACTTCGAGCGCAAGGTGAAGGAGCTGTGTTCCGAGTGCGAGGTCATCTACAGCAACGCGGATCAGGACGCGTCCAAGCAGCAGAACCAGGCCGAGGCCGCGCTGACCAACGGCGCCCAGGTGCTGGTGCTGGATCCGGTGGACTCCGCCTCGGCGGCCGCCATCGTCACGCGCGCCAAGCAGTCGAAGATCCCCGTCGTCAGCTATGACCGCCTCATCACCGGCGCGGACGTGGACTACTACATCTCGTTCGACAACGAGAAGGTCGGCAAGCTCCAGGCCACCGCGCTCGTGGACAAGCTCAAGGCGGACGGGAAGACGGGCGGCACCATCGTGATGATCAACGGTGCGCCCACCGACAACAACGCCAAGCTCTTCAAGGCCGGCGCGCACAGCATCATCGACGGCAGCGGCCTGAAGATCGGCGCCGAGTACGACACCCCGGACTGGAGCCCGGACAAGGCCCAGCAGCAGATGGAGCAGGCCATCACCTCCATCGGCAAGGACAAGATCGCCGGCGTGTACTGCGCCAATGACGGCACGGCGGGCGGCGCCATCGCGGCCATGAAGGCCGCGGGCGTCAAGCCGCTGCCCCCCGTCACGGGCCAGGACGCGGAGCTGGCGGGTATCCAGCGCATCATCGCGGGCGAGCAGTTCATGACCGTCTACAAGGCCATCAAGCCCGAGGCCGAGGTCGCCGCGGAGCTGGCGGTGGCGCTGGTGCGCGGCCAGCAGGCCCCGGCGGGCAAGGTCAACGCCAAGGTGAACAACGGCAAGCTGGACGTGCCCTCCATCCTCCTGGAGCCCGTGGCCGTCACCAAGGACAACGTGAAGACCACGGTCGTCGCGGACGGGTTCTGGAAGCCGGACGAGCTCTGCGCCGGCTCCTACAAGGACGCCTGCACCGCGGCCCAGATCCAGTAA
- a CDS encoding ATP-binding cassette domain-containing protein has translation MTATSLLELKGVSKRFGAVQALTTVDFEVRPGEVVALVGDNGAGKSTLIKIISGIIPIDEGQVLFEGRPVSLNGPQASSSLGIATVYQDLALCDNLDVVGNLFLGREVRSGAAGKLTGWLDETAMEQQASALLQRLSVSIPSVRTQVAALSGGQRQSIAVARAMMGSPKMVLLDEPTAALGVAQTRQVLDLIRRLREQGLGVVVISHNLMDVFSVSDRIIVMRLGKRVATFDTQAAKEVEVVSAITGAKKQEVVETLKTEAQ, from the coding sequence ATGACCGCTACATCGTTGCTGGAGCTGAAAGGGGTCTCCAAGCGCTTCGGGGCCGTCCAGGCCCTCACCACGGTGGACTTCGAGGTCCGCCCCGGTGAGGTCGTGGCCCTGGTGGGCGACAACGGGGCCGGGAAGTCCACCCTCATCAAGATCATCTCAGGAATCATCCCCATCGACGAAGGGCAGGTCCTCTTCGAGGGCCGGCCCGTCTCCCTGAACGGGCCTCAGGCCTCGTCGTCGCTGGGAATTGCCACCGTGTACCAGGACCTCGCGCTGTGCGACAACCTGGACGTCGTGGGCAACCTGTTCCTCGGGCGCGAAGTGCGCTCGGGGGCCGCGGGCAAGCTCACGGGGTGGCTGGACGAGACCGCCATGGAGCAGCAGGCGAGCGCGCTGCTCCAGCGGCTCAGTGTGAGCATCCCCAGCGTGCGCACGCAGGTGGCCGCGCTGTCGGGTGGCCAGCGGCAGTCCATCGCGGTGGCTCGCGCGATGATGGGCTCGCCGAAGATGGTGCTGCTGGACGAGCCCACCGCGGCGCTCGGTGTGGCGCAGACGCGCCAGGTGCTGGACCTCATCCGCCGCCTGCGCGAGCAGGGCCTGGGCGTGGTGGTCATCAGCCATAACCTGATGGATGTGTTCTCCGTGTCCGACCGCATCATCGTGATGCGGCTGGGCAAGCGGGTGGCGACCTTCGACACCCAGGCGGCCAAGGAAGTCGAGGTCGTCTCCGCCATCACCGGAGCCAAGAAGCAGGAAGTCGTCGAGACGCTCAAGACGGAGGCCCAATGA
- a CDS encoding sugar ABC transporter permease codes for MSSPREVVAYVDPRLIQDAPGLKGAWQGFRRRVSQGELGSLPVIVGLSLIWLIFYVANERFLSAVNLTNLMLQIAAMGTISAGIVLVLLLGEIDLSAGAVSGLSAAVMAILNVKHGWGAVPALLAGLAAGAGIGLFHGLWITRFRVPSFVVTLAGLLGWQGALLFVLGNTGTVNLNDPVINGLTGTFFEPAIAWPIAILIIALYVATVLVERMRRGAAGLPQAHLRSTVARMVVISGAVVASVAVFTQDRGLPLAAIIFAGFVVGIELLIKRTRFGRHVFAVGGNAEAARRAGIRVETIRVAIFTLASTMAAAGGILASSRLLAVNQSSGSGDVLLNAIAAAVIGGTSLFGGRGSAWSAILGALVIGSISNGMDLLALSSSVKFMVTGAVLLVAASIDALSRRGRQAAGRA; via the coding sequence ATGAGCTCCCCCCGTGAAGTCGTGGCCTATGTCGATCCGCGCTTGATTCAGGATGCCCCGGGTCTGAAGGGTGCGTGGCAGGGCTTCCGCCGCCGCGTGTCCCAGGGCGAGCTGGGCAGCCTGCCCGTCATCGTCGGACTGAGCCTCATCTGGCTCATCTTCTATGTGGCCAACGAGCGCTTCCTCTCCGCCGTCAACCTCACCAACCTGATGCTGCAGATCGCCGCCATGGGGACGATCTCCGCGGGCATCGTGCTGGTGCTGCTGCTGGGAGAGATTGACCTGTCGGCGGGCGCCGTGAGCGGCCTGTCCGCCGCGGTGATGGCCATCCTCAACGTGAAGCACGGGTGGGGGGCTGTTCCGGCGCTCCTGGCGGGCCTGGCCGCCGGCGCGGGCATCGGCCTGTTCCACGGCCTGTGGATTACGCGGTTCCGCGTGCCCTCGTTCGTGGTGACGCTGGCCGGACTGCTGGGCTGGCAGGGTGCGCTGCTTTTCGTGCTGGGCAACACCGGCACGGTGAACCTGAATGACCCGGTCATCAACGGGCTGACCGGCACCTTCTTCGAGCCGGCCATTGCCTGGCCCATCGCCATCCTCATCATCGCCCTCTACGTGGCCACGGTGCTGGTCGAGCGGATGCGCCGGGGGGCGGCGGGGCTGCCCCAGGCGCACCTGCGCTCCACCGTGGCGCGCATGGTGGTCATCTCCGGCGCGGTGGTGGCCTCGGTGGCCGTGTTCACCCAGGACCGCGGCTTGCCGCTGGCGGCCATCATCTTCGCGGGCTTCGTGGTGGGCATTGAACTGCTCATCAAGCGCACCCGCTTCGGCCGGCACGTCTTCGCGGTGGGTGGCAACGCCGAGGCGGCTCGCCGCGCGGGCATCCGCGTGGAGACCATCCGCGTGGCCATCTTCACCCTGGCCTCCACCATGGCGGCTGCGGGTGGTATCCTTGCCTCCTCGCGCTTGCTGGCGGTGAACCAGTCCTCTGGCAGCGGCGACGTGCTGCTCAACGCCATCGCCGCGGCGGTGATTGGCGGCACCAGCCTCTTCGGCGGGCGCGGTTCGGCCTGGTCGGCCATCCTGGGAGCGCTGGTGATTGGCTCTATCTCCAACGGAATGGACCTGCTCGCGCTATCCTCGTCCGTGAAGTTCATGGTCACGGGCGCGGTGCTGCTGGTGGCGGCCTCCATCGACGCGCTCTCACGGAGAGGCCGGCAGGCGGCGGGCAGGGCGTGA
- a CDS encoding Rieske 2Fe-2S domain-containing protein produces the protein MEPMPDVTRFFHPVLSARELRKKPLRIELAGRAYALFRDGTGKAAALADACPHRFAPLSAGRVSKEGRLTCPYHGWNFDAEGHGRSPSQPDLKKCDARALQVVERHGYLWVASRDTPLSAFPDFAPEGHEATGSFSMLFRAPLHVALDNFSEDEHTPFVHTRLGWDDHDTSAIEFSAENHEDHTEVHYRAPQRESWLIQLLLLKKGDVFHNDWVTRFDPVRTSYSIHWRSPSGEPRPFLYHFAIFMVPETEKTTRFHVFSFVKVLDPRFQPLLPVVRLAQPVLAWFEIRDDALFIPTVADTPYSLKGMRLGKYDKPLIYQRKLLERIYYGQSPEEHVPPVSLVQSSGS, from the coding sequence ATGGAACCCATGCCGGATGTCACCCGTTTCTTCCACCCCGTGCTGTCCGCCCGTGAGCTGCGCAAGAAGCCGCTGCGCATCGAGCTGGCAGGCAGAGCATACGCGCTGTTCCGGGATGGGACGGGAAAGGCGGCCGCGCTCGCGGACGCTTGCCCCCATCGCTTCGCCCCGCTCTCGGCGGGCCGGGTGAGCAAGGAGGGACGGCTGACGTGCCCGTACCACGGCTGGAACTTCGACGCGGAAGGCCATGGCCGCAGCCCCAGCCAGCCGGACCTGAAGAAGTGCGACGCGCGCGCGCTGCAAGTGGTGGAGCGCCACGGCTACCTCTGGGTGGCCTCCCGGGACACGCCGCTGTCGGCCTTCCCGGACTTCGCGCCCGAGGGCCATGAGGCCACGGGCAGCTTCTCCATGCTCTTCCGCGCGCCGCTCCACGTGGCGCTCGACAACTTCAGCGAGGACGAGCACACCCCGTTCGTCCACACCCGCCTGGGCTGGGACGACCACGACACGAGCGCCATCGAGTTCTCGGCGGAGAACCACGAGGACCACACCGAGGTGCACTACCGCGCGCCTCAGCGGGAGAGCTGGCTCATCCAGCTGCTGCTGCTCAAGAAGGGGGACGTCTTCCACAATGACTGGGTGACGCGCTTCGATCCCGTGCGTACGAGCTACTCCATCCACTGGAGATCGCCGTCGGGAGAGCCCCGCCCGTTCCTCTACCACTTCGCCATCTTCATGGTGCCGGAGACGGAGAAGACCACCCGCTTCCACGTCTTCTCGTTCGTGAAGGTGTTGGATCCGCGCTTCCAGCCGCTGCTGCCCGTGGTGCGCCTGGCTCAGCCCGTGCTGGCCTGGTTCGAGATCCGCGATGACGCACTCTTCATCCCCACCGTGGCCGACACGCCGTACAGCCTGAAGGGCATGCGCCTGGGCAAGTACGACAAGCCGCTCATCTACCAGCGCAAGCTGCTCGAGCGCATCTACTACGGCCAGAGCCCCGAGGAGCATGTCCCTCCCGTCTCGCTCGTGCAGAGCTCCGGGAGCTGA
- a CDS encoding cation-translocating P-type ATPase — MDSIKTPQTSSPAAASWHSLAAEDVLKRLQTTAEGLSHQEGQQRLARHGPNVLERQSQSGPLRVLFRQINNPLIWVLLGSAVLAIALGKVTDGLVVLAVVVLNTVIGFVQEFRAGRAIEALSRMVPELTAVLRGGHKVTVPAAELVLGDVVMLASGDKVPADLRLISVRNLQVEEAALTGESVPVMKQLRPVAEDAALGDRSNLAFGGTLVTSGTGTAVVVATGGHTELGRISKMLGETVDLQTPLTKALATIGRFLTIGILAVSVVLLAVGLLRGYAVGEALLVAITLAVAAIPEGLPAIVTIALAIGVQRMAARRAVIRKLPAVETLGSTTVICSDKTGTLTRNEMTVQALWTPAGGWTMSGVGYAPEGRLHQKGVPVDGVPEAARELLRAGALCNDAALQSKGGKWELTGDPTEGALLVAAEKAGLPVEELCERFPRVDAIPFESESQFMATLHEDGEDRRSIFLKGAPEVILRRCALPEGLRPEGVLAEVERMAEGGMRVLAVASKAVPATHERMEPEHVAGGFSLLGLQGMIDPPRQEAIAAVRACHEAGIVVKMITGDHQKTAESIGRELGLHGTGPALTGRQLAELNDHQLAEAGATTNVFARVAPEHKLRLVRALQARHQVVAMTGDGVNDAPALKQANIGVAMGITGTAVSKEAADIVLMDDNFASIAAAVEEGRRVYDNLIKSLAFVLPTNLGLALILAFGVAFFPIQEVGGALAPLMPMLPTQLLWINLVATVALALPLAFEAKEPNVMQRPPRSPSGPVLSRFVVVRTLVAAVLMAAGAIGLFLWEYTSEVGRSGHAVALREAQTMAVTTVILFQIFYMLMCRSLKGSIFRLGWLSNPTVFVGIGVLVLLQLGFIYLPFMQKVFGTSALDWKALGMSTLVAVVILPVIGAEKLWRSRRERTSLDRREPPRGLRVGPRLPA; from the coding sequence ATGGATTCGATAAAGACACCCCAGACGAGCAGCCCTGCGGCCGCCTCCTGGCACTCGCTCGCCGCCGAAGATGTGCTGAAGCGCCTGCAGACCACCGCCGAAGGACTCTCCCACCAGGAGGGCCAACAGCGGCTGGCACGCCACGGCCCCAACGTCCTGGAGCGCCAGAGCCAGAGCGGCCCGCTCCGGGTGCTCTTCCGGCAGATCAACAACCCGCTCATCTGGGTGCTGCTCGGCTCCGCGGTGCTGGCCATCGCGCTGGGGAAGGTGACGGACGGGCTGGTGGTGCTCGCGGTGGTGGTGCTCAACACCGTCATCGGCTTCGTGCAGGAGTTCCGGGCTGGCCGCGCCATCGAGGCGCTGTCGCGCATGGTGCCGGAGCTCACCGCCGTGCTGCGCGGCGGGCACAAGGTGACGGTTCCCGCAGCGGAGCTGGTGCTGGGGGACGTGGTGATGCTGGCCTCGGGAGACAAGGTGCCGGCGGACCTGCGGCTGATCTCCGTGCGCAACCTCCAGGTGGAGGAGGCCGCGCTCACGGGCGAGTCCGTGCCCGTCATGAAGCAGCTCCGGCCCGTGGCCGAGGACGCGGCCCTGGGCGACCGCTCCAACCTCGCCTTTGGTGGCACGCTCGTGACGTCTGGCACGGGCACCGCCGTGGTGGTGGCCACCGGAGGGCATACGGAGCTGGGGCGCATCTCGAAGATGCTGGGCGAGACGGTGGATTTGCAGACACCGTTGACGAAAGCGCTGGCGACCATTGGCCGCTTCCTCACCATCGGCATCCTGGCGGTCTCGGTGGTGCTGCTGGCCGTGGGGCTGCTGCGTGGCTACGCGGTGGGCGAAGCCCTGCTCGTGGCCATCACCCTGGCCGTCGCCGCCATCCCCGAGGGCCTTCCCGCCATCGTCACCATCGCCCTGGCCATCGGCGTGCAGCGCATGGCGGCGCGCCGGGCCGTCATCCGGAAGCTGCCTGCGGTGGAGACGCTCGGGAGCACCACCGTCATCTGCTCGGACAAGACGGGCACGCTCACGCGCAATGAGATGACAGTGCAGGCGCTGTGGACGCCTGCGGGTGGCTGGACCATGTCGGGTGTGGGGTATGCGCCGGAGGGGCGCCTCCATCAGAAGGGCGTGCCCGTGGACGGAGTGCCCGAGGCCGCGCGGGAGCTGCTGCGGGCCGGAGCGCTCTGCAACGACGCCGCGCTCCAGTCCAAAGGGGGGAAGTGGGAGCTGACGGGAGACCCCACCGAGGGCGCGCTCCTGGTGGCGGCGGAGAAGGCAGGACTGCCCGTGGAGGAACTCTGTGAGCGTTTCCCCCGGGTGGATGCCATCCCCTTCGAATCGGAGAGCCAGTTCATGGCGACCCTGCATGAGGACGGAGAGGACCGCCGGTCTATCTTCCTCAAGGGCGCTCCGGAGGTCATCCTGCGGCGCTGCGCGCTCCCCGAGGGCCTACGCCCAGAAGGAGTGCTCGCCGAGGTGGAGCGGATGGCCGAGGGGGGCATGCGTGTGCTGGCGGTGGCCTCGAAGGCGGTACCCGCCACGCACGAGCGGATGGAGCCGGAGCACGTGGCCGGAGGCTTCTCACTGTTGGGCCTGCAGGGGATGATCGATCCGCCGCGCCAGGAGGCCATCGCCGCGGTGCGGGCGTGCCACGAGGCAGGCATCGTCGTGAAGATGATCACCGGCGATCACCAGAAGACGGCGGAGAGCATCGGCCGGGAGCTGGGGCTGCACGGGACGGGACCCGCGCTGACGGGGCGGCAGCTCGCGGAGCTGAACGACCACCAGCTGGCGGAGGCCGGGGCCACCACGAACGTGTTCGCGCGCGTCGCTCCCGAGCACAAGCTGCGGCTGGTGCGCGCGCTCCAGGCCCGGCACCAGGTGGTGGCGATGACGGGCGATGGTGTCAACGACGCGCCCGCGCTCAAGCAGGCCAACATCGGTGTGGCCATGGGCATCACCGGCACGGCCGTGTCGAAGGAGGCGGCGGACATCGTCCTCATGGACGACAACTTCGCGTCGATCGCGGCGGCGGTGGAGGAGGGCCGGCGCGTCTATGACAACCTCATCAAGTCCCTGGCGTTCGTGCTGCCCACCAACCTGGGGCTGGCGCTCATCCTGGCCTTCGGCGTGGCCTTCTTCCCCATCCAAGAGGTGGGCGGAGCGCTGGCGCCGCTGATGCCCATGCTCCCGACGCAGCTCCTGTGGATCAACCTGGTGGCCACCGTGGCGCTGGCCCTGCCGCTGGCCTTCGAGGCCAAGGAGCCCAACGTCATGCAGCGGCCGCCGCGCAGTCCCAGCGGGCCCGTGCTGAGCCGCTTCGTGGTGGTGCGCACCCTGGTGGCGGCGGTGCTGATGGCCGCGGGCGCCATCGGGCTGTTCCTCTGGGAGTACACCTCCGAGGTGGGACGCTCCGGGCACGCGGTGGCGCTGCGCGAGGCCCAGACCATGGCCGTCACCACCGTCATCCTCTTCCAGATCTTCTACATGCTCATGTGCCGCAGCCTGAAAGGCTCGATCTTCCGGCTGGGCTGGCTCAGCAACCCCACTGTCTTCGTGGGCATCGGCGTGCTGGTGCTGCTGCAGCTGGGCTTCATCTACCTGCCCTTCATGCAGAAGGTGTTCGGCACCTCCGCGCTGGATTGGAAGGCGCTCGGGATGTCCACCCTGGTGGCGGTCGTCATCCTCCCCGTCATTGGCGCGGAGAAGCTCTGGCGCTCGCGGCGGGAGCGGACCTCCCTGGATCGCCGCGAGCCACCTCGGGGCTTGCGTGTGGGGCCTCGGCTCCCGGCGTAG
- a CDS encoding tetratricopeptide repeat protein codes for MNSPHFRVFTDLGQRVARFTALELEQLRTALLLAWGGPVDPPGQVEVIVVSSDTELEEFTQGAPLEAFLDSSGRSPLMVMAGEGEFLLQEPESLQVQAHELAHHITRFVMVRQPRWLTEGLATWLQTVQFSSLRRKASFGEIHPGFAQYVRNHRPLSMEKLWAWERYPFLSSAEILPYYASSWLWVTYLRERHPQRFRDFTSRLARAEEPRRAWEAAFQGVTGLEEDLEKYEPQDEKQLTVELPFIKPEFDVRTLDCAEIHAIRARLFLRSPGPRSLRERLRLGRQELEEALREDPANVSAVLLQASFTVDPEQRLALARALVQARPDSGPAWSLLGQALQDANAPASEQEQALQRALALDPDDVDALVSMAWLHTEQGQTEEGLARAARAVQLAPGRASTLEAYAALLFQAGRCEESLTAQQRAIGVLGGHVTAALRSMAQATQEAMQRRLAEYAERCGQPASAR; via the coding sequence GTGAACAGTCCCCACTTCCGTGTCTTCACGGACCTGGGCCAGCGCGTGGCTCGCTTCACGGCGCTGGAGCTGGAGCAGCTGCGCACCGCTCTCCTGCTTGCCTGGGGGGGCCCAGTGGATCCGCCAGGACAGGTGGAGGTCATCGTCGTGAGCAGCGACACGGAGCTGGAGGAGTTCACCCAAGGCGCGCCCCTGGAGGCCTTCCTGGACTCGTCCGGGCGCAGCCCGCTCATGGTGATGGCCGGCGAGGGAGAGTTCCTGTTGCAGGAGCCTGAGTCCCTCCAGGTCCAGGCCCACGAGCTGGCCCACCACATCACCCGCTTCGTGATGGTGCGGCAGCCCCGGTGGCTCACCGAGGGCCTGGCCACGTGGCTCCAGACGGTGCAGTTCTCCTCGCTGCGGAGGAAGGCCTCCTTCGGGGAGATCCACCCAGGCTTCGCGCAGTACGTGCGCAACCACCGGCCCCTGTCGATGGAGAAGCTGTGGGCCTGGGAACGGTATCCGTTCCTCTCCTCGGCGGAGATCCTGCCGTACTACGCTTCCTCGTGGCTGTGGGTGACGTACCTGAGGGAGCGGCACCCCCAGCGCTTCCGGGACTTCACCTCGCGGCTGGCGCGGGCCGAGGAACCTCGCCGCGCGTGGGAGGCAGCCTTCCAGGGCGTGACGGGCCTGGAGGAGGACCTCGAGAAGTACGAGCCCCAGGACGAGAAGCAGCTCACGGTGGAGCTGCCGTTCATCAAGCCCGAGTTCGACGTGAGGACGCTGGACTGCGCGGAGATCCACGCCATCCGGGCGCGGCTGTTCCTGCGCAGCCCCGGGCCGCGCTCCCTGCGCGAGCGGCTGCGCCTGGGCCGCCAGGAACTCGAAGAAGCGCTCCGGGAGGATCCAGCGAATGTGAGCGCGGTGCTGCTCCAGGCGAGCTTCACGGTGGATCCAGAGCAGCGGCTGGCGCTGGCCCGGGCGCTGGTGCAGGCCCGGCCGGACAGTGGGCCCGCGTGGAGCCTGCTGGGCCAGGCGCTCCAGGACGCGAACGCCCCGGCGTCCGAGCAGGAGCAGGCCCTGCAGCGGGCCCTCGCTCTGGACCCCGACGACGTGGATGCGCTGGTGTCCATGGCGTGGCTGCACACGGAGCAGGGGCAGACCGAAGAGGGACTCGCGAGGGCCGCCCGCGCCGTTCAGCTGGCCCCTGGCCGCGCCTCCACGCTGGAGGCCTACGCGGCGCTGCTCTTCCAGGCGGGCCGTTGCGAGGAGAGCCTCACCGCGCAGCAACGGGCCATCGGCGTGCTCGGAGGCCACGTCACCGCGGCCCTGCGTTCCATGGCCCAGGCCACGCAAGAGGCGATGCAGCGCAGGCTCGCCGAATACGCGGAGCGCTGCGGACAGCCCGCCTCGGCGCGTTGA
- a CDS encoding DUF547 domain-containing protein, protein METPSPSRRRLLLVLGAFVLPAVLAVGSVLFFYGLLPASVPSGDFPFHYNGYAHVLRNVKPDGDVDFSAIGRDRQELDTFVRSLATFSPRSRPDLFPKPEDALAYWLNAYHALVLQSLVDEYPYLESVHDKAFGHFFWGRSWPVGGQRLTLWALEHRILDREYADPRIHLALFHGTRGGPLLDGAPFDPSFLDSQLNDAARRFVGDRRHVRLEKDTVHLAQVFDTYREDFLAALPEGRRSTVLQFVWAFLPDTCTERYGCDTRSDLDRVCGTKLDKCQLVFEPEDRALPDAAARDVRAVTP, encoded by the coding sequence TTGGAGACTCCCTCGCCCAGCCGCCGCCGTCTCCTGCTCGTCCTGGGGGCCTTCGTGCTGCCCGCGGTGCTCGCCGTGGGCAGCGTGCTCTTCTTCTACGGGCTGCTGCCCGCCTCGGTCCCCAGCGGGGACTTCCCCTTCCACTACAACGGCTACGCCCACGTGCTGCGCAACGTGAAGCCGGATGGGGACGTGGACTTCTCCGCCATCGGCCGGGACCGCCAGGAGCTGGACACCTTCGTCCGCTCGCTGGCCACCTTCTCACCGCGCTCGCGGCCGGACCTCTTCCCCAAGCCCGAGGACGCGCTGGCCTACTGGCTCAACGCCTACCACGCGCTCGTGCTGCAGTCCCTGGTGGACGAGTACCCCTACCTCGAGAGCGTGCATGACAAGGCCTTCGGGCACTTCTTCTGGGGCCGCTCGTGGCCGGTGGGCGGCCAGCGCCTGACGCTCTGGGCCCTGGAGCACCGCATCCTCGACCGGGAGTACGCCGATCCGCGCATCCACCTCGCGCTCTTCCACGGCACACGCGGTGGGCCCCTGTTGGATGGCGCGCCCTTTGACCCTTCCTTCCTCGACTCGCAGCTCAACGACGCGGCCCGCCGCTTCGTCGGCGACCGCCGCCACGTGCGGCTGGAGAAGGACACCGTCCACCTGGCTCAGGTCTTCGACACCTACCGCGAGGACTTCCTCGCCGCGCTGCCGGAGGGCCGCCGGAGCACCGTGCTCCAGTTCGTCTGGGCCTTCCTGCCGGACACCTGCACGGAGCGGTATGGCTGCGACACCCGGAGCGATCTCGACCGGGTGTGTGGGACGAAGCTGGACAAGTGCCAGCTCGTCTTCGAGCCCGAGGACCGCGCGCTCCCGGATGCCGCCGCCCGCGACGTCCGGGCCGTCACGCCCTGA